A region from the Candidatus Electrothrix scaldis genome encodes:
- a CDS encoding glycosyltransferase family 2 protein produces MMSKISVYIIAWNEADKIRSAINSVLWADEIVLADSYSEDDTAAIATEMGARVEQITFHGFGDLRNRAMNACSHEWIFSLDADERCTPEARDEILATVVQADSVDAYYIPRRNYFMGRWIKHSGFYPDYRQPQLFRKGALHFKTDDPVHEEYSIRSDKAVGYLKQAIWQFPYKNLEEVSRKANRYSTLGAKKLQQRGRHGGMLKALGRGLWSFFHMYILKKGILDGWPGFVIAIGNFEGTWYKYAKLHELEENWQPPDSPPLGRE; encoded by the coding sequence ATGATGAGTAAAATTTCTGTTTATATTATTGCCTGGAACGAGGCTGATAAGATTCGCTCGGCCATTAACTCCGTGCTCTGGGCGGATGAAATTGTTTTAGCGGATTCCTATAGTGAGGATGATACGGCGGCTATTGCCACGGAAATGGGGGCTCGAGTTGAGCAGATTACCTTCCATGGTTTTGGTGATTTGCGGAATCGGGCTATGAACGCCTGCTCCCACGAGTGGATTTTTTCTTTAGATGCGGATGAACGTTGCACACCTGAAGCACGAGATGAAATATTAGCCACAGTTGTGCAAGCCGACTCTGTTGATGCCTATTATATACCGAGGCGAAATTATTTCATGGGACGCTGGATTAAGCACTCTGGTTTTTACCCTGATTATCGTCAGCCTCAGCTTTTTCGAAAGGGAGCCCTGCATTTCAAAACAGATGATCCTGTTCATGAGGAGTATAGTATCCGCTCAGATAAAGCAGTGGGCTACCTGAAACAGGCGATTTGGCAGTTTCCCTATAAAAATTTAGAGGAAGTATCTCGTAAAGCCAATAGATATTCCACTTTGGGCGCAAAGAAATTGCAACAGCGTGGACGGCATGGAGGCATGCTAAAGGCCCTTGGGCGTGGTTTGTGGTCATTCTTCCACATGTACATCCTGAAAAAGGGCATTCTGGATGGCTGGCCCGGATTTGTTATAGCGATTGGTAATTTTGAAGGGACTTGGTATAAGTATGCTAAGCTCCATGAGCTGGAAGAAAATTGGCAGCCCCCTGATTCTCCACCCTTAGGCAGAGAGTGA